The following proteins are co-located in the Phragmites australis chromosome 10, lpPhrAust1.1, whole genome shotgun sequence genome:
- the LOC133930929 gene encoding histone H3.3 — MARTKQTARKSTGGKAPRKQLATKAARKSAPTTGGVKKPHRYRPGTVALREIRKYQKSTELLIRKLPFQRLVREIAQDFKTDLRFQSHAVLALQEAAEAYLVGLFEDTNLCAIHAKRVTIMPKDIQLARRIRGERA, encoded by the exons ATGGCCCGTACGAAGCAGACTGCCCGAAAGTCCACCGGCGGCAAGGCGCCACGCAAGCAGCTCGCTACCAAG GCGGCGAGGAAGTCCGCGCCGACGACCGGCGGCGTGAAGAAGCCCCACCGCTACAGGCCCGGGACGGTGGCGCTGCGCGAGATCCGCAAGTACCAGAAGAGCACAGAGCTGTTGATCCGGAAGCTGCCCTTCCAGCGCCTGGTCCGCGAGATCGCGCAGGACTTCAAGACGGATCTGCGGTTCCAGAGCCACGCCGTTCTGGCACTCCAGGAGGCGGCCGAGGCCTACCTCGTGGGGCTCTTCGAGGACACCAACCTCTGCGCCATCCACGCCAAGCGCGTCACCATCATGCCCAAGGACATCCAGCTCGCGCGCCGCATCCGTGGCGAGCGCGCGTAA
- the LOC133930930 gene encoding histone H1-like produces MAAATEEAAPAVVGETPAPEAPKVEETPKVEEGEGKKAEKKARKPRSRKPKSAGPHHPPYFEMIKEAILALDGKPGSSSYAIAKYMGEKHRDVLPANYRKVLAVQLRSFAAKGRLVKVKASFKLAPAEEKKAAAAAAAKKAATKRKRTPAKKLTATASAPKEAKKARAKRARKAAPAPAQPKPKQPRSTRTAVANKANKASA; encoded by the exons ATGGCGGCCGCGACAGAGGAAGCTGCACCGGCCGTGGTCGGCGAGACGCCGGCGCCGGAGGCTCCCAAGGTGGAAGAGACGCCCAAGGttgaggaaggagaggggaagAAGGCCGAGAAGAAGGCGAGGAAGCCGCGGAGCAGGAAGCCCAAGTCCGCCGGGCCGCACCACCCGCCTTACTTCGAG atgatcaaggaggcgaTTCTGGCGCTGGACGGCAAGCCGGGGTCGAGCTCGTATGCGATCGCCAAATACATGGGGGAGAAGCACCGGGACGTTCTCCCGGCCAACTACCGCAAGGTGCTGGCCGTGCAGCTGCGGAGCTTCGCCGCCAAGGGCAGGCTCGTCAAAGTCAAGGCCTCCTTCAAGCTGGCCCCCGCCGAGGAGAAGAAGGCCGCGGCCGCAGCCGCCGCGAAGAAGGCGGCGACCAAGCGCAAGAGGACGCCCGCCAAGAAGCTGACTGCCACCGCGTCGGCGCCGAAGGAGGCCAAGAAGGCGCGCGCGAAGCGGGCGAGgaaggcggcgccggcgcctgcGCAGCCAAAGCCGAAGCAGCCCAGGTCCACCCGCACCGCCGTCGCCAACAAGGCCAACAAGGCCAGCGCCTGA
- the LOC133930932 gene encoding barley B recombinant-like protein D: MDNIGHRENGRQRPDQYKAVHTQWMMPQRQLKDHHSMNLLALMNEKDSAIRERDHALAEKKAAIAERDMAFAQRDAAMAERNAAIVERDNALAALELARTNGFNMNNGNGFHQGPLNGTRNIHHHDQLSHVQSSPLQLADSPYDHVREMHVSEAYPISTSPGGAGKGKKPRKNNSQASPLKRPSGVLRKTKKATSDWKNGGMSGGAEDLARASVTKNQWKDQDLGLNQVSFDESTMPAPACSCTGELRQCYKWGNGGWQSSCCTMSMSMYPLPVMPNRRHARMGGRKMSGGAFTKLLSRLAAEGHDLSTPVDLKDHWAKHGTNRYITIR; encoded by the exons ATGGACAACATTGGGCATAGAGAAAATGGCAGGCAAAGGCCAGACCAATATAAAGCAGTTCATACTCAG TGGATGATGCCTCAAAGGCAGCTAAAGGACCATCATAGTATGAATCTCCTGGCACTAATGAATGAGAAGGACAGTGCCATCCGAGAAAGAGACCATGCTCTCGCGGAGAAGAAAGCTGCTATAGCTGAGCGAGATATGGCATTTGCCCAGCGGGATGCTGCAATGGCTGAGCGGAATGCTGCAATCGTGGAAAGGGACAATGCCCTTGCTGCTCTTGAGCTTGCCCGTACAAATGGATTTAATATGAATAATGGGAATGGATTTCACCAAGGACCTCTCAATGGAACAAGGAACATCCACCACCATGACCAGCTTTCTCATGTTCAATCATCCCCGTTGCAGCTGGCGGATTCTCCATATGATCATGTCAGAGAAATGCACGTATCGGAAGCATACCCTATCTCAACATCTCCAGGGGGTGCTGGAAAGGGaaagaaaccaaggaagaaTAATTCCCAAGCTTCTCCATTGAAGAGGCCATCAGGTGTGCTCCGGAAAACCAAGAAGGCAACCAGCGACTGGAAGAATGGGGGGATGTCTGGTGGAGCTGAAGATTTAGCTCGTGCTTCTGTGACAAAGAATCAGTGGAAGGACCAAGACCTTGGTCTGAACCAGGTCTCATTCGACGAGTCAACCATGCCTGCGCCCGCCTGCTCGTGCACAGGGGAGCTTCGCCAGTGCTATAAGTGGGGGAATGGTGGGTGGCAGTCATCCTGCTGCACCATGAGCATGTCCATGTATCCGCTCCCAGTGATGCCCAACAGGCGCCACGCCCGCATGGGGGGAAGGAAGATGAGCGGTGGTGCATTCACAAAGCTGCTCAGCCGGCTGGCGGCCGAAGGCCATGATCTCTCAACACCGGTGGACCTCAAGGACCACTGGGCCAAGCATGGCACAAACCGGTACATCACCATCCGGTAG